A window of Tautonia plasticadhaerens contains these coding sequences:
- the hisF gene encoding imidazole glycerol phosphate synthase subunit HisF, with amino-acid sequence MLAKRIIPCLDVNAGRVVKGTNFLNLRDAGDPVEVASRYDAEGADELVFLDITASHENRGIILDVVRRTAEACFMPLTVGGGIKTLDDIRALLNAGADKVSINSTAVRDPGFIRQAARRFGSQCIVVNIDPKRVDRDGREAWEVHINGGRVPTGLEAVPWAREVERLGAGEIVLTSMDADGTKNGYDLPMTRAVSDAVTIPVVASGGAGHPEHLRAALVEGGADAALAASIFHYREFTIAQTKDYLAGRGVPVRQLESSSS; translated from the coding sequence ATGCTCGCCAAGCGGATCATCCCCTGCCTCGACGTGAACGCCGGGCGGGTCGTCAAGGGGACGAATTTCCTCAACCTCAGGGACGCCGGGGATCCCGTCGAGGTCGCCTCCCGCTATGACGCCGAAGGGGCCGACGAGCTGGTCTTCCTGGACATCACCGCCAGCCACGAGAACCGGGGGATCATCCTCGACGTCGTCCGCCGCACGGCGGAAGCCTGCTTCATGCCCCTGACCGTCGGCGGCGGCATCAAGACGCTCGACGACATCCGCGCCCTGCTCAACGCCGGGGCCGACAAGGTCTCGATCAACTCGACCGCCGTCCGCGACCCGGGGTTCATCCGCCAGGCCGCACGTCGTTTCGGCAGCCAGTGCATCGTCGTCAACATCGACCCGAAACGCGTCGACCGGGACGGCCGAGAGGCCTGGGAAGTCCACATCAACGGGGGTCGGGTGCCGACCGGCCTGGAAGCGGTCCCCTGGGCCCGCGAGGTCGAGAGGCTCGGGGCAGGTGAGATCGTCCTCACCAGCATGGATGCCGACGGGACGAAAAACGGGTATGATCTCCCCATGACCCGCGCCGTGAGCGACGCGGTGACGATCCCCGTCGTCGCCTCCGGAGGCGCCGGACACCCGGAACACCTCCGGGCCGCCCTCGTCGAGGGCGGGGCCGACGCGGCCCTGGCCGCCAGCATCTTCCACTACCGCGAGTTCACCATCGCCCAGACCAAGGACTACCTCGCCGGGCGCGGCGTCCCGGTCCGTCAACTCGAATCCTCCTCCTCCTAG
- a CDS encoding DUF72 domain-containing protein, whose product MNSTTEHPILIGCSGWSYPDWVGPFYPPGLHQGDFLEHYADHFPVVEVDSTFYRPPTRQMVRSWRDRTPEGFLFALKVPRVITHDKQLKGCQEEVDGFLTSIEPLGKKLGCALLQLGYFNRSAFGTLEEFLDVLDAFLGRWPTGRVPLAVEVRNPRWVGPELASVLTGHGASLTLTEQSWMPSPREVAEQIDPITGPFSFVRLLGDRQGIERITTTWDRIVVDRSRELAETAEVLRSLASRVPVFVFANNHYAGYSPETARVLRGLLGIADPTPPDRPKRTLFD is encoded by the coding sequence ATGAACAGCACGACCGAGCACCCCATCCTCATCGGCTGCAGCGGCTGGAGCTATCCGGACTGGGTGGGCCCCTTCTATCCTCCCGGGCTGCACCAGGGCGACTTCCTGGAGCACTATGCCGACCACTTCCCAGTGGTCGAGGTCGACAGCACCTTCTATCGGCCCCCGACCCGGCAGATGGTTCGATCGTGGCGGGACCGGACGCCGGAGGGGTTCCTGTTCGCGCTGAAGGTCCCCCGGGTCATCACGCATGACAAGCAACTCAAGGGGTGCCAGGAGGAGGTCGACGGCTTCCTGACGTCGATCGAGCCGCTGGGGAAGAAGCTCGGCTGCGCCCTACTGCAACTCGGCTATTTCAACCGATCCGCCTTCGGCACGTTGGAGGAGTTTCTCGACGTGCTGGACGCTTTCCTCGGGCGATGGCCGACCGGCCGGGTCCCGCTCGCCGTGGAGGTGCGGAATCCGCGCTGGGTCGGCCCGGAGCTGGCGTCGGTCCTGACCGGCCATGGGGCCTCGCTGACGCTGACGGAGCAGTCCTGGATGCCCAGCCCCCGGGAGGTCGCCGAGCAGATCGACCCGATCACCGGGCCGTTCTCGTTCGTCCGATTGCTGGGGGACCGCCAGGGGATCGAGCGGATCACGACGACTTGGGACCGGATCGTGGTCGACCGCTCCCGGGAACTGGCCGAGACGGCGGAGGTCCTGCGTTCGCTCGCGAGCCGGGTTCCGGTCTTCGTCTTCGCGAACAATCACTACGCGGGCTACTCTCCCGAGACCGCCCGAGTCCTCCGAGGGCTGCTCGGCATCGCCGACCCGACCCCGCCCGATCGCCCCAAACGGACCCTCTTCGATTGA
- the thiS gene encoding sulfur carrier protein ThiS, with product MTITLNGESRELPGSISLAEALRLWDLRPEHVAVEINRVLVPRLRHAETTLGEGDEVEVVTLVGGGAVEPSPGGDLGPDELTIGSHRFRSRLFVGTGKYDSMERMRDCLDASGAEVVTVAVRRERLFDREGRNLLDYLDPGRYTILPNTAGCFSAEEALRTARLGRELLSGLGNPGADWVKLEVLADPRTLLPDPVATLRSTEVLVGDGFTVLCYTSDDPVMARHLKAAGAASVMPAGSPIGSGQGVLNPNNIRIILEDLKGDDPDYPVIIDAGVGTASDVAIAMELGCDGVLLNTGIAGAADPFRMANAMRLACEAGRLAASAGRIPRKLYATASSPTEGLIRR from the coding sequence GTGACCATCACCCTCAACGGCGAGTCCCGGGAATTGCCCGGCTCGATCAGCCTGGCCGAGGCCCTCCGCCTCTGGGATCTGCGGCCCGAGCACGTCGCCGTCGAGATCAACCGCGTCCTCGTCCCCCGCCTCCGACATGCCGAGACGACCCTGGGAGAGGGGGACGAGGTCGAGGTCGTCACCCTCGTCGGCGGCGGGGCCGTCGAGCCCTCCCCCGGCGGCGACCTCGGCCCCGACGAATTGACGATCGGTTCCCACCGCTTCCGCAGCCGACTCTTCGTCGGGACCGGCAAGTACGACTCGATGGAGCGGATGCGCGACTGCCTGGACGCCAGCGGCGCGGAGGTCGTCACCGTCGCCGTTCGCCGCGAGCGCCTCTTCGACCGCGAGGGCCGGAACCTGCTCGACTACCTCGACCCGGGGCGTTACACCATCCTCCCCAACACCGCCGGCTGCTTCAGCGCCGAGGAGGCGCTTCGCACCGCCCGGCTCGGCCGGGAGCTGCTCTCCGGCCTCGGCAACCCCGGGGCCGACTGGGTCAAGCTCGAAGTCCTCGCCGATCCCCGGACGCTCCTGCCCGACCCCGTCGCCACGCTCCGGTCGACCGAGGTCCTGGTCGGGGACGGCTTCACCGTCCTCTGCTATACCAGCGACGACCCGGTGATGGCCCGCCACCTGAAAGCGGCCGGGGCCGCCAGCGTCATGCCCGCCGGCAGCCCGATCGGCTCCGGCCAGGGGGTCCTCAACCCGAACAACATCCGGATCATCCTGGAAGATCTGAAGGGGGACGACCCGGACTACCCGGTCATCATCGACGCAGGGGTCGGCACGGCCAGCGACGTGGCGATCGCCATGGAGCTGGGCTGCGACGGCGTGCTGCTGAACACCGGCATCGCCGGCGCAGCCGACCCGTTCCGCATGGCGAACGCCATGCGGCTCGCCTGCGAGGCCGGACGCCTCGCGGCCTCGGCGGGCCGCATCCCGAGGAAGCTGTACGCCACGGCCTCCAGCCCGACGGAGGGGCTGATCCGCCGCTAG
- a CDS encoding type IV pilus twitching motility protein PilT, translating to MATGIEAQTLEPVSPNEPEANKLFRMVMKHKGSDLHLKVGLPPAMRLTGVIRQMALPALSTADMERLMFPLLSTRQRAILEDEGGVDFAHIVFDPNGLETRFRVNLFRQRGRLSLVARRVNNTVPDFEGLGLPPVLAEIATHDQGIVILAGVTGSGKSTTIASMLEYVNQRERCNIVTIEDPIEFTFVDDKSIIHQREVGIDVIDWDTALKHAVRQDPDIILVGEMRDRDTFNAAMHAAETGHLVFGTIHASSAPSTIGRILDLFPRDMHSALRQSLAFNLKAIIAQKLLPTAKDWAERTGQTRIPTCEVMRTSPTVRKLILNEEDGKLGDAIRIGKDDGMQDFTESLKILVQAEKVERATAFEVAPSPEALKMALKGITIAQPGIL from the coding sequence ATGGCCACCGGCATCGAAGCGCAGACCCTCGAGCCCGTCTCCCCGAACGAGCCGGAAGCCAACAAGCTGTTCCGGATGGTCATGAAGCACAAGGGCTCGGACCTCCACCTGAAGGTCGGACTCCCCCCGGCCATGCGATTGACGGGCGTGATCCGACAGATGGCCCTGCCGGCACTCTCGACCGCCGACATGGAGCGGCTGATGTTCCCGCTGCTCTCGACCCGGCAGCGGGCCATCCTGGAGGACGAGGGGGGCGTCGACTTCGCCCACATCGTCTTCGACCCGAACGGCCTGGAGACCCGGTTCCGCGTCAACCTGTTCCGCCAGCGCGGCCGACTCAGCCTCGTCGCCCGCCGCGTGAACAACACGGTGCCGGACTTCGAGGGCCTGGGCCTGCCCCCGGTCCTGGCCGAGATCGCCACCCACGACCAGGGGATCGTCATCCTGGCCGGGGTCACCGGCTCGGGCAAGTCGACGACGATCGCCTCGATGCTCGAGTACGTCAACCAGCGCGAACGCTGCAACATCGTCACCATCGAAGACCCCATCGAGTTCACCTTCGTCGACGACAAGTCGATCATCCACCAGCGCGAGGTGGGCATCGACGTCATCGACTGGGACACCGCCCTGAAGCACGCCGTCCGGCAGGACCCGGACATCATCCTCGTGGGCGAGATGCGGGACCGCGACACGTTCAACGCCGCCATGCACGCCGCCGAGACCGGCCACCTCGTCTTCGGGACGATCCACGCCTCCAGCGCCCCGTCGACCATCGGCCGCATCCTCGACCTCTTCCCCCGGGACATGCACTCGGCCCTCCGGCAGTCCCTCGCCTTCAACCTCAAGGCGATCATCGCCCAGAAGCTGCTGCCGACGGCCAAGGACTGGGCCGAGCGGACCGGCCAGACCCGGATCCCGACCTGCGAGGTCATGCGGACCAGCCCCACCGTCCGCAAGCTGATCCTCAACGAGGAGGACGGCAAGCTCGGCGACGCCATCCGGATCGGCAAGGACGACGGGATGCAGGACTTCACCGAGAGCCTCAAGATCCTCGTCCAGGCCGAGAAGGTCGAGCGGGCGACCGCCTTCGAGGTCGCCCCCAGCCCCGAGGCGTTGAAGATGGCGCTCAAGGGCATTACGATCGCCCAGCCCGGCATCCTCTGA
- a CDS encoding UTP--glucose-1-phosphate uridylyltransferase, giving the protein MQVSKAVITAAGRGARQYPASDTVQKAMLPLVDRDGLTKPLLQIIAEEAIDSGIEELCIVSAPGDESRYRQQFRGIADHLRSSYRGVSWAEEQARRVAELESRLRFVEQREPEGYGHAVWCAREFVGHHPFLLLLGDHLYISREPRRCARQLIDLATAEGCAISAVQATREHLIHQYGTLTGRRLHDRPDAYQIDEIIEKPNPTLAELRLQTPGLRAGYYLCFFGMHLLTPSIFELLDEQLRRDDREAGQLPLTPALNALAAREKYLALEAVGSRHNLGVKFGYVEAQVALALGGKDRDRMLAMLIESVARFQQGTSVTGPGEGEGDPPR; this is encoded by the coding sequence GTGCAGGTCAGTAAGGCGGTCATCACGGCGGCGGGGCGGGGCGCCCGGCAGTACCCGGCCTCCGACACGGTGCAGAAGGCGATGCTGCCGCTGGTCGACCGGGACGGCCTGACCAAGCCGCTGCTGCAGATCATCGCGGAGGAGGCGATCGACAGCGGCATCGAGGAGCTTTGCATCGTCTCCGCGCCCGGGGACGAGTCGCGCTACCGGCAGCAGTTCCGGGGGATCGCCGACCACCTCCGGTCGTCCTACCGGGGCGTCTCCTGGGCCGAGGAGCAGGCGAGGCGGGTGGCCGAACTGGAGTCCCGGCTCCGATTCGTCGAGCAGCGGGAGCCCGAGGGCTACGGCCACGCCGTCTGGTGCGCCCGGGAGTTCGTCGGCCATCACCCGTTCCTGCTGCTGCTGGGGGACCACCTCTACATCTCCAGGGAACCTCGGCGATGCGCCCGGCAGCTGATCGACCTGGCGACGGCCGAGGGCTGCGCCATCTCGGCCGTCCAGGCGACCAGGGAGCACCTGATCCACCAGTACGGCACCCTCACCGGCCGCCGCCTGCACGACCGGCCCGACGCGTACCAGATCGACGAGATCATCGAAAAGCCGAACCCGACCCTGGCCGAACTCCGGCTCCAGACGCCCGGCCTGCGAGCCGGGTACTACCTCTGTTTCTTCGGGATGCACCTGCTGACGCCCTCGATCTTCGAATTGCTCGACGAGCAACTCCGGCGGGACGATCGAGAGGCCGGGCAGCTCCCCCTGACCCCCGCGCTGAACGCCCTGGCGGCTCGGGAGAAATACCTGGCGCTGGAGGCGGTCGGCAGCCGGCACAACCTGGGGGTGAAGTTCGGCTACGTCGAGGCCCAGGTCGCCCTGGCGCTCGGGGGCAAGGACCGGGACCGGATGCTGGCGATGCTCATCGAGTCGGTCGCCCGATTCCAGCAGGGGACCTCGGTGACCGGCCCCGGCGAGGGGGAGGGCGACCCTCCCCGATGA
- a CDS encoding GspE/PulE family protein, protein MIRPRLVLATIALAVFGVAAGAEAAELPALLLAQSGAINALRGPGLYLNLFKFVPVVLIYLAWVKTVDWVDDDTRDLQNIRFEMWNSLVFFTGVLGFLLVWLIPVYPIGLLLLLIAYLAPSLTYAYSRNQTVPDDRKVLTAYHFGEILNGVFRRRIFNVEKGTDYHGGPPIIFVGKTSTGKQEDDRVAKAEGSTQFIAAKELVFDAILRRATDIHLEPSPDQTSVRYRIDGIMHAAEPFDRPTGDAVVNIFKVLCALDIAERRKPQDGSFGAKFEGREIDFRVATSGSKAGEKLVMRILDNAASVGRLEEVGMRPKMVASIREIVNQPHGMFLCCGPTGSGKSTTLYACLREIDRFQKNIITVEDPVEYHIDNVTQIEINTKAGQSFAGQLRSILRQDPDVIMIGEIRDQETATISCQAATTGHMVFSTVHANDTVTALFRLLDLGVEPFMIANSVSAILGQRLVRLLCETCKEPYKPKAEFLKKANLPPEKVDVFYRPPKEPEQVCPTCGGTGYMGRTGIFELLVISDAMRDLIRENPSVKAIKDEARKNGMIYLTEDGLRQVIQGRTSIEELMRVVK, encoded by the coding sequence ATGATCCGCCCGCGCCTGGTCCTGGCGACGATCGCCCTGGCCGTCTTCGGCGTCGCCGCCGGGGCCGAGGCCGCCGAACTGCCGGCGCTACTGCTCGCGCAGTCCGGGGCCATCAACGCCCTGCGCGGGCCCGGCCTCTACCTCAACCTGTTCAAGTTCGTCCCGGTCGTCCTGATCTACCTCGCCTGGGTCAAGACGGTCGACTGGGTCGACGACGACACGAGAGACCTGCAGAACATCCGCTTCGAGATGTGGAACTCGCTGGTCTTCTTCACCGGGGTCCTCGGCTTCTTGCTCGTCTGGCTGATCCCCGTCTACCCGATCGGCCTGCTCCTGCTGCTGATCGCCTACCTCGCCCCGTCGCTGACCTACGCCTACTCGCGAAACCAGACGGTGCCCGACGACCGGAAGGTGCTCACCGCCTATCACTTCGGCGAGATCCTCAACGGGGTCTTCCGCCGTCGGATCTTCAACGTCGAGAAGGGGACCGATTACCACGGCGGGCCGCCGATCATCTTCGTCGGCAAGACCTCGACCGGGAAGCAGGAGGACGACCGGGTCGCCAAGGCCGAGGGCTCCACCCAGTTCATCGCCGCCAAGGAGCTCGTCTTCGACGCCATCCTCCGCCGGGCGACCGACATCCACCTGGAGCCCTCCCCCGACCAGACCTCCGTCCGCTACCGGATCGACGGCATCATGCACGCCGCGGAGCCGTTCGACCGCCCCACCGGCGACGCGGTCGTCAACATCTTCAAGGTCCTCTGCGCCCTGGACATCGCCGAGCGTCGCAAGCCCCAGGACGGCTCCTTCGGCGCCAAGTTCGAGGGCCGCGAGATCGACTTCCGCGTCGCCACCTCGGGCTCCAAGGCCGGCGAGAAGCTGGTCATGCGGATCCTCGACAACGCCGCCTCGGTCGGCCGCCTGGAAGAGGTCGGCATGAGGCCGAAGATGGTGGCCTCGATCCGGGAGATCGTCAACCAGCCCCACGGCATGTTCCTCTGCTGCGGCCCGACCGGGTCGGGCAAGAGCACCACGCTCTACGCCTGCCTCCGGGAGATCGACCGCTTCCAGAAGAACATCATCACCGTCGAGGATCCGGTCGAGTACCACATCGACAACGTCACCCAGATCGAGATCAATACCAAGGCCGGCCAGTCCTTCGCCGGCCAGCTGCGGTCGATCCTCCGGCAGGACCCCGACGTCATCATGATCGGCGAGATCCGGGACCAGGAGACGGCCACCATTTCTTGCCAGGCCGCCACGACGGGCCACATGGTCTTCTCGACCGTCCACGCCAACGACACGGTCACGGCCCTCTTCCGATTGCTCGACCTCGGGGTCGAGCCGTTCATGATCGCCAACTCCGTCTCGGCGATCCTCGGGCAGCGGCTCGTCCGCCTGCTCTGCGAGACCTGCAAGGAGCCGTACAAGCCCAAGGCCGAATTCCTCAAGAAGGCAAACCTGCCCCCCGAGAAGGTCGACGTCTTCTACCGGCCCCCGAAGGAACCCGAACAGGTCTGCCCCACCTGCGGCGGCACCGGCTACATGGGCCGCACCGGCATCTTCGAGTTGCTGGTCATCAGCGACGCCATGCGCGACCTGATCCGGGAGAACCCGTCCGTCAAGGCGATCAAGGACGAGGCCCGCAAGAACGGCATGATCTACCTGACCGAGGACGGCCTCCGCCAGGTGATCCAGGGCCGCACGTCGATCGAGGAGCTGATGCGGGTCGTCAAGTAA
- a CDS encoding CAP domain-containing protein, giving the protein MPHPERRRSFRPRCESLDDRTLLSATPTAQIVQGVLFVTGTESADVIDVTVRPYRLGRTEIPIVRVSGTPRWFNGMRFQMVVVDARGGDDFVRINDGGRPLKPSWLDGGAGDDTLIGGSADDVILGGFGDDAIAGLAGLDRLDGGPGRDLINGVPDPDPIAPAPVEPPPVEAVPVVSPSESPADPAPTQSPITPEPPTADSPAVAITREEQVIVDLTNQARADQGLAPLSVDARLQRAAQIHAENMARLDRLAHELPETGTPTLADRARAAGYRYSMLGENIAFNYYSPSQAVDGWLDSEGHRRNILTSEYTQLGVSLAYNASGQPYYIQVFGRPA; this is encoded by the coding sequence GTGCCCCATCCCGAACGACGCCGTTCGTTCCGACCGCGTTGCGAATCGCTGGATGATCGCACGCTGCTCTCCGCGACGCCGACGGCGCAGATCGTCCAAGGCGTGCTCTTCGTGACCGGCACTGAGTCGGCCGACGTCATCGACGTGACGGTCCGACCGTACCGACTCGGCCGGACCGAGATCCCGATCGTCCGCGTGTCCGGCACTCCCCGCTGGTTCAACGGGATGCGCTTCCAGATGGTCGTGGTCGACGCCCGGGGTGGCGACGACTTCGTCCGGATCAACGACGGGGGGCGGCCGTTGAAGCCCTCCTGGCTCGACGGGGGTGCCGGAGACGACACCCTCATCGGCGGCTCCGCCGACGACGTGATCCTCGGGGGCTTCGGCGACGACGCGATCGCGGGCCTGGCGGGCCTCGACCGCCTCGACGGCGGACCCGGCCGGGACCTGATCAACGGCGTCCCCGACCCGGATCCGATCGCGCCGGCGCCCGTCGAGCCTCCCCCTGTGGAGGCCGTTCCCGTCGTTTCGCCGTCGGAATCGCCCGCCGATCCGGCGCCGACGCAATCGCCGATCACCCCAGAACCGCCCACCGCCGACTCCCCGGCCGTCGCGATCACCCGGGAAGAGCAGGTGATCGTGGACCTGACCAACCAGGCCCGGGCCGACCAGGGGCTCGCCCCGCTGTCGGTCGACGCCCGGCTCCAGCGGGCGGCGCAGATCCACGCGGAGAATATGGCTCGGCTGGACCGCCTCGCGCACGAACTCCCGGAGACGGGGACGCCGACGCTCGCCGACCGGGCCCGGGCGGCCGGCTACCGTTACTCGATGCTCGGCGAGAATATCGCGTTCAACTACTACTCCCCATCCCAGGCGGTCGACGGCTGGCTCGACTCCGAGGGGCATCGTCGTAACATCCTGACTTCCGAGTACACCCAGCTCGGCGTCTCGCTGGCGTACAACGCGTCCGGCCAGCCGTATTACATCCAGGTCTTCGGACGACCCGCCTGA
- the deoC gene encoding deoxyribose-phosphate aldolase — MDYGYGDIAKMIDHSLLNPTLSTDDLESGIRLARAYEVASVCIMPYALPRCAELLSGSTVRPSTTIGFPHGGHATAIKRLEAERAVADGCQELDMVVNISKVISGDWAYVQDDIRAVIEVAHEARRKVKVIFENCYLEDDHKIRLCEICGELDADWVKTSTGYGTGGATMEDLRLMRRHAPAGVQVKAAGGIRDLDALLLAREIGVSRVGASRTKEMLDECRRRLGLEPIAVDAPEGPLGAY, encoded by the coding sequence ATGGACTACGGCTACGGCGACATCGCCAAGATGATCGACCACTCGCTGCTCAACCCCACGCTCTCGACCGACGACCTCGAGTCGGGGATCCGCCTGGCCCGGGCGTACGAGGTGGCCAGCGTTTGCATCATGCCGTATGCCCTGCCCAGGTGCGCCGAGCTGCTCTCCGGCAGCACGGTCCGGCCGAGCACGACCATCGGCTTCCCCCACGGCGGCCACGCCACCGCTATCAAGCGGCTCGAGGCCGAGCGGGCCGTGGCCGACGGCTGTCAGGAACTGGACATGGTGGTCAACATCTCCAAGGTGATCAGCGGCGACTGGGCCTACGTCCAGGACGACATCCGGGCGGTCATCGAGGTCGCCCACGAGGCCCGCCGCAAGGTGAAGGTGATCTTCGAGAACTGCTACCTCGAGGACGACCACAAGATCCGCCTCTGCGAGATCTGCGGGGAGCTGGACGCCGATTGGGTCAAGACCTCCACCGGGTACGGCACCGGGGGGGCCACGATGGAAGACCTCCGCCTGATGCGGCGGCATGCCCCGGCGGGCGTCCAGGTGAAGGCGGCGGGCGGCATCAGGGATCTGGACGCGCTGCTGCTGGCCCGGGAGATCGGCGTCAGCCGGGTCGGCGCGAGTCGCACGAAGGAGATGCTGGACGAGTGCCGCCGCCGGCTCGGCCTGGAGCCGATCGCCGTCGACGCACCGGAGGGCCCCCTCGGCGCCTACTGA
- a CDS encoding ATP-dependent DNA helicase: MTSLDFDPAPVLGPGGAISRRLPSYEARSEQLEMAGAVAKAIGEGGHLVVEAGTGVGKSFAYLVPSILAASEAGKKVVVSTHTISLQEQLLQKDLPFLRAVMPCEFTATLVKGRSNYVSLRRLESAGGRALATFQHPDEFDHYNALRSWAGETDDGSRSDLDFRPAPAVWDAVASENGNCLGKRCPRFNDCFYFKARRRMRTANILVVNHALFFSDLALRAEGFGLLPDYDVVVFDEAHTLEGIAGDHLGLRITSGQVDYLLARLYNERTRKGLLAHFDLDEAIDATRPVRIAASAFFAAVSRWRETDGQPNGRLRRPIGLATELPEALRKLGRAITEGAEEVQDEGQRLELVSSGDRCDLTAIMLDRWLEQSEPDGVYWVDLEGAPPRRRVSLSAAPIEVGPVLNRLLFQEVPTCVLTSATLCSGSPPDFRFVRNRLGLSRGQSLRLGSPFSFREQVRLHLARNMPDPSDDPGGFEGACLRAIPHFVEMTGGRAFVLFTSYRFMEAAARLLLPWFVERDIALYSQSDGVPRSRMVESFRADVRSVLFGTDSFWQGVDVPGESLSNVIITKLPFGVPDRPLLEARLEAIRRRGGNPFVEHQVPEAVLKLKQGFGRLIRSKLDRGIVAILDPRVLTKPYGRTFLDALPDCPRSIDTTDFAAPGR, from the coding sequence ATGACGAGCCTCGACTTCGACCCCGCACCCGTGCTCGGCCCCGGTGGTGCCATCAGTCGTCGGCTGCCGAGCTACGAGGCCAGGTCCGAGCAGCTCGAGATGGCCGGGGCGGTCGCGAAGGCGATCGGCGAGGGGGGGCACCTCGTCGTCGAGGCGGGGACGGGGGTGGGCAAGAGCTTCGCCTACCTCGTCCCGAGCATCCTGGCCGCGAGCGAGGCGGGCAAGAAGGTGGTCGTCTCGACCCACACGATCAGCCTCCAGGAGCAGCTGCTCCAGAAGGACCTCCCCTTCCTCCGCGCGGTGATGCCCTGCGAATTCACCGCGACCCTGGTGAAGGGCCGGTCGAACTACGTGAGCCTCCGCCGGCTCGAATCGGCCGGGGGGAGGGCCCTCGCGACCTTCCAGCACCCGGACGAGTTCGACCACTACAACGCCCTCCGGTCCTGGGCCGGGGAGACTGACGACGGCAGCCGATCCGACCTCGATTTCCGGCCCGCCCCCGCCGTCTGGGATGCCGTCGCCAGCGAGAACGGCAACTGCCTGGGCAAGCGTTGTCCCCGGTTCAACGACTGCTTCTACTTCAAGGCCCGACGCCGGATGCGGACGGCCAACATCCTGGTCGTCAACCACGCCCTCTTCTTCAGCGACCTGGCCCTGAGGGCCGAGGGCTTCGGCCTGCTGCCCGATTATGACGTGGTCGTCTTCGACGAGGCCCACACGCTCGAGGGCATCGCGGGGGACCATCTCGGCCTCCGGATCACCTCCGGGCAGGTCGATTACCTCCTGGCGCGGCTCTACAACGAGCGGACCCGCAAGGGGCTGCTCGCGCACTTCGACCTGGACGAGGCGATCGACGCCACCCGTCCGGTCCGCATCGCCGCCTCGGCCTTCTTCGCCGCCGTCTCCCGGTGGCGGGAGACCGACGGCCAGCCCAACGGCCGGCTCCGGCGCCCGATCGGCCTGGCGACCGAACTCCCCGAGGCCCTTCGCAAGTTGGGCCGGGCGATCACCGAAGGGGCGGAGGAGGTCCAGGACGAGGGGCAGCGCCTGGAGCTGGTCTCCTCCGGCGACCGCTGCGACCTGACGGCGATCATGCTTGACCGCTGGTTGGAGCAGTCGGAGCCCGACGGCGTCTACTGGGTCGACCTGGAGGGCGCCCCGCCGAGGCGTCGGGTCTCACTGTCCGCGGCACCGATCGAGGTGGGGCCGGTCCTCAACCGCCTCCTCTTCCAGGAGGTGCCGACCTGCGTCCTCACCTCGGCGACCCTCTGCTCCGGCTCCCCTCCCGACTTCCGGTTCGTCCGCAATCGGCTCGGTCTCTCGAGGGGCCAGTCGCTCCGGCTCGGCAGCCCCTTCTCCTTCCGGGAGCAGGTCCGCCTGCACCTCGCCCGGAACATGCCCGACCCCTCGGACGACCCCGGCGGCTTCGAGGGGGCCTGCCTCCGGGCGATCCCCCATTTCGTCGAGATGACCGGGGGGCGGGCGTTCGTCCTGTTCACCTCCTACCGGTTCATGGAGGCCGCCGCCCGGCTGCTCCTGCCCTGGTTCGTCGAGCGGGACATCGCGCTCTACTCGCAGAGCGACGGCGTGCCCCGGTCCCGGATGGTCGAGTCGTTCCGCGCCGACGTCAGGAGCGTCCTGTTCGGCACCGACAGCTTCTGGCAAGGGGTCGACGTACCGGGGGAGTCCCTCTCGAACGTGATCATCACGAAGCTGCCGTTCGGCGTGCCGGATCGTCCCCTGCTCGAAGCCCGGCTGGAGGCGATCCGGCGCCGGGGGGGCAACCCGTTCGTCGAACACCAGGTGCCCGAGGCGGTCCTGAAGCTCAAGCAGGGCTTCGGCCGCCTGATCCGGTCGAAGCTGGACCGGGGGATCGTGGCGATCCTCGACCCGAGGGTCCTCACCAAGCCGTACGGCCGGACGTTCCTGGATGCGTTGCCCGACTGCCCCAGGTCGATCGACACGACGGACTTCGCCGCCCCGGGCCGTTGA